A window of the Streptomyces sp. NBC_00250 genome harbors these coding sequences:
- the ectA gene encoding diaminobutyrate acetyltransferase: MTPMTTGRTTTTPRTTPPTIADGAELWRIARGSGDLDLNSPYSYLLWCRDFADTTAVARDSSGRPIGFVTGYLRPDEPETLFVWQIAVEGSHRGSGVAGTLLDALSARVAAERGISRMEATVTPGNLASDRLFRSYARRHGAEVTQEVLFPSAAFPSAGHDSEVLYRIAPLGAPVS, translated from the coding sequence ATGACCCCGATGACCACTGGCCGTACGACCACGACCCCCCGCACGACACCCCCGACGATCGCGGACGGCGCCGAGCTCTGGCGGATCGCACGCGGCTCGGGGGACCTCGACCTCAACTCGCCGTACAGCTATCTGCTGTGGTGCCGCGACTTCGCCGACACGACCGCCGTCGCCCGTGACTCCTCCGGGCGCCCGATCGGCTTCGTCACCGGCTACCTGCGGCCCGACGAGCCGGAGACCCTCTTCGTCTGGCAGATCGCCGTCGAGGGTTCGCACCGCGGAAGCGGGGTAGCCGGGACCCTGCTCGACGCTCTGTCCGCACGAGTGGCGGCCGAGCGCGGAATCAGCCGCATGGAGGCGACGGTCACCCCGGGGAACCTGGCGTCCGACCGGCTGTTCCGGTCGTACGCGCGCCGGCACGGCGCCGAGGTGACGCAGGAAGTCCTCTTCCCCTCGGCCGCCTTCCCCTCGGCGGGTCACGACTCCGAGGTCCTGTACCGCATCGCCCCCCTCGGTGCCCCGGTGTCCTGA